From Desmodus rotundus isolate HL8 chromosome 12, HLdesRot8A.1, whole genome shotgun sequence, one genomic window encodes:
- the DDX20 gene encoding probable ATP-dependent RNA helicase DDX20, whose amino-acid sequence MAAAFEAAAALETEETAVPTEHVAAPVSEPTPGPVRGLRTAHDISGPRTRTGDVLLAEPADFESLLLSRPVLEGLRAAGFERPSPVQLKAIPLGRCGLDLIVQAKSGTGKTCVFSTIALDSLVLENLSTQILILAPTREIAVQIHSVVTAIGIKMEGLECHVFIGGTPLSQDKIRLKKCHIAVGSPGRIKQLLELDYLNPGSIRLFILDEADKLLEEGSFQEQINWIYSSLPASKQMLAVSATYPEVLADALARYMRDPTFVRLNSSDPSLIGLKQYYALVSAYPLAHKIFEEKAQHLQELFSRIPFNQALVFSNLHSRAKHLADILSSKGFPAECISGNMNQNQRLDAMAKLKQFHCRVLISTDLTSRGIDAEKVNLVVNLDVPLDWETYMHRIGRAGRFGTLGLAVTYCCRGEEENMLMKIAQKCSVNLLPLPDPIPPGLMEECLDWGVEVTAAVRAYGSASAPTQTLAKQIQKVERTSQAQKAHGNHVASCRNTSVSVVKSKTATKQKLPVRSHSEGGLLEKAASPPAQGRAVQSEEQREHSAGTPIEDPHSSQHQAEEDVAMSLPQIPCLSAFKTRPPRMLTFAELVEDYEHYVKEGLEKPVEIIRHYTGPGDQAANPQNGFVRNRVAGESARVLASSSQSGDSESDSDSYSSRTSSQSKGNRPCVGGSSDTQLKDLASTPADGRVSLGQPLRGNDTPKPGGYQESPEIQIKARHAEGATQRAKQSRRSQTRRPAHRLQVEPQEDEWCDRRGESHVGFSGTYQDYEEYWKAYYRAWHDYCAAASQSYYWSAQRPPGWMAAYHMNTVYLQEMMRGNQ is encoded by the exons ATGGCGGCGGCGTTTGAAGCCGCTGCAGCCTTAGAGACCGAGGAGACCGCTGTGCCCACGGAGCATGTGGCCGCGCCGGTCTCGGAGCCCACCCCCGGGCCAGTGCGGGGTCTACGGACCGCCCACGATATCAGTGGCCCGCGGACCCGCACGGGGGACGTGCTGCTGGCGGAGCCCGCGGACTTCGAGTCGCTGCTGCTGTCGCGGCCGGTGCTGGAGGGTCTGCGGGCGGCCGGCTTCGAGCGGCCCTCGCCAGTGCAGCTCAAGGCCATCCCGCTGGGGCGCTGTGGACTCG atTTAATTGTTCAAGCCAAGTCTGGCACGGGGAAAACCTGTGTATTCTCCACCATTGCTTTGGATTCTCTTGTTCTTGAAAACTTAAGCACCCAG ATTTTGATCTTGGCTCCTACGAGAGAAATCGCCGTGCAGATACATTCTGTGGTCACTGCCATCGGAATAAAAATGGAAGGCTTAGAGTGCCACGTCTTCATTGGAGGGACTCCACTGTCTCAAGACAAAATCAGACTGAAAAAGTGTCATATCGCTGTCGGATCTCCCG gcAGAATTAAACAACTGCTGGAACTTGACTACTTGAACCCAGGCAGTATACGTCTCTTTATTCTGGATGAAGCCGATAAGCTTTTAGAAGAAGGCAGCTTCCAGGAGCAAATAAA TTGGATTTACTCTTCCTTGCCTGCCAGTAAACAGATGCTGGCCGTGTCAGCTACTTACCCGGAAGTTTTGGCTGATGCTTTGGCAAGGTACATGAGAGACCCCACTTTCGTGCGGCTGAACTCCAGTGACCCGAGTCTCATAG GTTTGAAGCAGTATTACGCACTTGTCAGTGCGTACCCTTTGGCCCATAAGATTTTTGAGGAAAAGGCTCAGCATCTACAGGAACTGTTCAGCAGAATTCCGTTCAATCAAGCCTTAGTCTTCTCTAATTTGCACAGCAG AGCGAAGCATTTGGCCGATATCCTTTCTTCCAAAGGCTTTCCTGCAGAGTGCATTTCAG GCAACATGAATCAGAACCAGCGTCTTGACGCCATGGCCAAGCTGAAGCAGTTTCATTGCAGAGTCCTCATTTCCACAGACCTG ACTTCCCGCGGGATTGATGCCGAGAAGGTGAATCTGGTCGTAAACCTGGACGTGCCATTGGACTGGGAGACATACATGCACCGGATCGGCAGAGCCGGCCGTTTTG GGACCTTGGGCCTGGCAGTGACCTACTGCTGCCggggagaagaagaaaatatgCTGATGAAAATTGCCCAGAAATGCAGTGTCAACCTTCTGCCTCTGCCAG ACCCCATCCCGCCTGGCCTGATGGAAGAGTGTTTGGATTGGGGTGTGGAGGTCACAGCGGCTGTGCGTGCATACGGCTCAGCAAGCGCACCTACCCAGACCCTAGCGAAGCAGATTCAGAAAGTGGAGAGAACCTCTCAGGCCCAGAAAGCTCACGGTAACCACGTGGCTTCTTGTAGAAAtacttctgtctctgtggtcaaatCGAAAACCGCCACCAAACAAAAGCTCCCTGTGAGAAGCCACTCGGAGGGTGGACTCCTAGAAAAAGCAGCCTCGCCCCCGGCCCAGGGTCGCGCTGTCCAGTCAGAAGAGCAGAGGGAGCATTCTGCTGGGACTCCCATTGAGGACCCTCACAGCAGTCAGCACCAGGCCGAAGAGGATGTAGCAATGTCGCTCCCCCAGATTCCTTGTCTGTCTGCCTTTAAAACCCGCCCGCCACGCATGCTGACCTTCGCAGAGTTGGTAGAGGATTACGAGCACTACGTTAAGGAGGGGTTAGAGAAACCTGTGGAAATCATCAGGCACTACACAGGTCCTGGGGATCAGGCTGCGAACCCTCAGAACGGCTTTGTGAGAAACCGGGTTGCTGGCGAGAGCGCGCGGGTGCTGGCAAGTAGTAGCCAGTCCGGAGACTCCGAGAGCGACAGCGACTCTTACAGCTCTCGCACTTCTTCCCAGAGCAAAGGAAATAGGCCGTGCGTGGGGGGCTCCTCTGACACTCAGCTGAAAGACTTGGCATCCACCCCTGCGGATGGCCGTGTCTCTTTGGGACAGCCTCTGAGGGGAAATGACACCCCTAAACCAGGAGGGTATCAGGAATCACCCGAAATTCAGATAAAGGCAAGGCATGCCGAGGGGGCTACCCAGAGAGCCAAGCAGAGCCGGAGAAGCCAAACGAGGCGGCCTGCCCATCGGTTGCAGGTGGAACCCCAGGAGGATGAGTGGTGTGACCGCCGGGGGGAAAGCCACGTGGGCTTTTCTGGAACCTACCAGGATTACGAGGAGTACTGGAAAGCTTACTACCGGGCGTGGCACGACTACTGTGCGGCTGCTTCTCAGTCTTATTACTGGAGCGCGCAGAGGCCCCCGGGCTGGATGGCGGCCTATCACATGAACACCGTGTATCTACAGGAAATGATGCGTGGCAACCAGTGA